tataatgtctttgtttattcgatttgagttatacagttctggatcgcggatcatttgtacagagacgatagctacttataatgtgataataacgatacatggcctagctatgatctttatgttcttaatgcctgctttgtacggaggatatggtaacttctttgtaccaatatatattggtggttcggaagtcgttttcccaagaactaacgcgatctcctattttctagtaccattaggttctgtgttgttaactcaaagtatttgttccgagtttggtagtggtcttggttggacaatgtatcctccactaagtactagcttgatggtgttaaatccagaggcaactgattggattatcggaggtcttgcagtactaggaattagtagtattttaagttctattaacttccttggtacttgcgtcttcatgggttctaatgctggtgctaagaactatattctatatatctgggctatcatatttactgcccttatgttagtcttcactctacctattcttactggtggattagttatgatccttcttgatctacacgtaaacactgaattttatgattctatgtattctggtgatagtgtactttatcaacatctattctggttcttcggacatccagaggtatacattctaattttacctgcttttggtgtagtctcgcagacattatctatgtatgctgctagatctgtcttcggtggacaatctatgatcttagctatgggttgtatttctattctaggttccttagtatgggcacatcatatgatgacagtcggtctagaggtagataccagagcttatttctctgct
Above is a genomic segment from Besnoitia besnoiti strain Bb-Ger1 chromosome Unknown contig00203, whole genome shotgun sequence containing:
- a CDS encoding uncharacterized protein (encoded by transcript BESB_042000), with product MITVILKSNTFSCLKQSSGVVVYCNHKELGCLYLITGVIFSILGTIMSLFIRFELYSSGSRIICTETIATYNVIITIHGLAMIFMFLMPALYGGYGNFFVPIYIGGSEVVFPRTNAISYFLVPLGSVLLTQSICSEFGSGLGWTMYPPLSTSLMVLNPEATDWIIGGLAVLGISSILSSINFLGTCVFMGSNAGAKNYILYIWAIIFTALMLVFTLPILTGGLVMILLDLHVNTEFYDSMYSGDSVLYQHLFWFFGHPEVYILILPAFGVVSQTLSMYAARSVFGGQSMILAMGCISILGSLVWAHHMMTVGLEVDTRAYFSAMTIMIAIPTGTKIFNWLGTYMASHTTTRTVDLWAALSFILLFTLGGTTGVVMGNAGMDIALHDTYYIVAHFHFVLSLGAVLATICGFIFYSRDMFGDTVNLFHVNTGASPYLSIWFVVFLGSILLIFIPMHILGFNVMPRRIPDYPDYLCYINTWCSIGSISTIVIILTMLC